Proteins from one Lacrimispora sphenoides genomic window:
- a CDS encoding cytidylate kinase-like family protein: protein MDEKKYFAIAITRTCGSGGGSFIGKKLAADYGIDVYDRKLLRLASEDSGINEVIFANADENTKKTFLYRASRRVYSGEVIPKESGNFLSDQNLFNYQAKVLQELLHHESYVCIGRAADFVLRDEPNVVSVYLDAPYEFRLKREMERQGISEQEAARYIDRLDKYRNSYYMYHTGRQWKNPENYDLCLNTESLGLDHCVELIKKFMELKFGICSSEKEIL, encoded by the coding sequence ATGGATGAGAAGAAGTATTTTGCCATTGCCATCACTCGTACCTGCGGAAGCGGAGGCGGAAGCTTCATCGGTAAAAAACTGGCGGCTGATTACGGGATCGATGTGTATGACAGAAAGCTTTTGCGTCTGGCATCAGAAGACAGCGGAATCAATGAGGTGATATTTGCAAATGCAGATGAAAATACGAAAAAAACTTTTTTATACCGTGCCTCAAGAAGAGTCTACAGTGGCGAAGTCATTCCAAAGGAAAGCGGCAATTTTTTATCGGATCAGAACCTTTTTAATTATCAGGCAAAGGTTCTGCAGGAGCTTCTTCATCATGAATCCTATGTCTGCATCGGCCGGGCAGCGGATTTTGTCTTAAGGGATGAGCCCAATGTAGTATCCGTGTATCTGGATGCCCCCTATGAATTCCGCTTAAAACGAGAGATGGAGCGGCAGGGAATATCCGAACAGGAGGCTGCAAGGTATATAGACAGACTGGATAAATACAGGAATTCCTATTATATGTACCATACTGGAAGGCAGTGGAAGAACCCTGAAAATTATGACCTTTGTCTGAATACGGAAAGTCTGGGGCTGGATCATTGTGTGGAATTAATTAAGAAATTTATGGAGTTAAAATTTGGGATTTGTTCCAGTGAAAAGGAGATATTATGA